The Blastocatellia bacterium genome has a segment encoding these proteins:
- a CDS encoding HEPN domain-containing protein, which yields MASRHQDWLRQAEKDLEHARHSLEDTDLNWACFAAQQAADKAVKALYQKLGASPRGHSVALLLSRLPSDVPVDQALIDKAKELDKHYIPPRYPNAYPSGAPFEYYTQQEARRAIEYAQEIVGFCRDRIFP from the coding sequence ATGGCGAGCCGGCATCAGGATTGGTTGCGGCAGGCGGAGAAAGACCTGGAGCATGCCCGACATTCGTTGGAGGATACAGACCTAAACTGGGCGTGCTTTGCCGCGCAGCAGGCGGCGGATAAGGCGGTGAAGGCCCTGTATCAGAAACTCGGAGCCAGCCCCCGGGGCCATTCGGTTGCTCTGCTGCTGTCACGGCTTCCATCAGACGTGCCCGTGGATCAGGCGCTGATTGATAAAGCCAAAGAGCTGGACAAACATTATATTCCGCCGCGGTATCCCAACGCCTATCCCAGTGGCGCGCCCTTTGAGTATTACACTCAGCAGGAAGCGAGGCGGGCGATTGAATATGCTCAGGAGATCGTCGGATTCTGTCGAGATCGAATATTTCCCTAA
- a CDS encoding condensation domain-containing protein — MHQTSSVKRFPFVITDKVVYAVDGVSKFMLHVVMDLEGSLQPTLLAQAVELTLRQTPILRSVARLRVFASYWEAQDGIARESQLQVVDVSHEPEPEQAAHSVMESYINDYIDITRTLPMRFLLIQLGPQRWWFVAKVHHALMDPLAITYVVQDIQMFYQRLLNGESVVVSPEPLADRGRWPVLKSVPVSLWLRVMGVGWSRLRRHRREGRKGRRLHVNFSAPALHSDTIAYRTLRWSGPAYLTARARAKSLGVTFNDLVIAALLQAVHKWNGGGSNANDFYTIVMPVDMRRYVRAQGRMPRILSNYVGGTLITVSVGQLTTFEETARHIARETEFIRQHHVGLRHNLLLPFLLIAPPQWLRRTVQRIHARHPERLAPTAIVAYMGKLERLFAPFPGCQIRGIEGIGTGFYPVGFDVSVFAYGKEYVATLTYRKGACTEQEMDRFISLFWQEVISEERG; from the coding sequence ATGCATCAGACATCATCCGTCAAGCGATTCCCGTTTGTTATCACCGACAAAGTCGTTTATGCCGTTGATGGCGTATCCAAATTCATGCTTCACGTGGTGATGGACCTTGAAGGTTCGTTGCAACCGACGTTGCTGGCGCAAGCGGTCGAGTTGACGCTACGCCAAACGCCGATTTTGCGCAGTGTAGCTCGGCTGCGCGTGTTTGCCTCCTATTGGGAGGCGCAAGATGGCATAGCGCGTGAGTCACAGTTGCAGGTGGTTGATGTCTCTCACGAGCCTGAGCCTGAACAGGCCGCACACTCGGTGATGGAATCGTACATCAATGATTATATTGACATCACCCGGACGCTGCCCATGCGATTCCTGCTCATTCAGCTCGGCCCGCAGCGGTGGTGGTTCGTTGCCAAAGTGCACCATGCGTTGATGGACCCGCTGGCCATCACGTATGTCGTCCAGGACATTCAAATGTTTTACCAACGACTCCTCAATGGAGAATCTGTTGTTGTATCGCCTGAGCCGCTGGCGGATCGAGGCCGCTGGCCAGTGCTGAAAAGCGTGCCAGTGTCGCTCTGGCTACGCGTGATGGGCGTTGGATGGTCGCGCCTGCGTCGCCACCGGCGTGAGGGGAGAAAGGGGCGGCGGTTGCACGTCAATTTCTCGGCGCCCGCGCTCCACTCGGACACGATTGCCTATCGCACGCTGCGATGGAGCGGCCCAGCATATCTGACCGCGCGGGCACGCGCCAAATCTCTCGGCGTGACATTCAATGATCTGGTGATCGCCGCTCTGTTGCAGGCTGTTCATAAATGGAATGGCGGCGGCTCCAATGCAAATGATTTTTACACGATCGTCATGCCGGTTGACATGAGGCGATACGTGCGCGCGCAAGGGCGTATGCCGCGCATTCTGTCCAATTATGTAGGCGGCACGCTGATCACCGTCTCGGTCGGACAGCTCACCACGTTCGAGGAAACAGCGCGACACATTGCGCGGGAAACGGAATTCATTCGTCAGCATCATGTCGGATTGCGGCACAACCTGCTACTGCCGTTCTTGCTGATTGCGCCGCCACAATGGCTGCGACGCACCGTGCAGCGGATTCATGCTCGTCATCCAGAGCGGCTGGCGCCGACCGCCATCGTAGCCTATATGGGCAAACTAGAACGGCTGTTTGCGCCGTTCCCAGGTTGTCAGATCAGAGGCATTGAAGGCATAGGGACAGGATTCTATCCGGTCGGCTTTGATGTCTCGGTGTTCGCCTACGGCAAGGAATATGTGGCGACGCTGACCTATCGCAAAGGCGCGTGCACTGAGCAAGAGATGGACCGATTCATCAGCCTATTTTGGCAAGAAGTCATCAGCGAGGAACGCGGATGA
- a CDS encoding condensation domain-containing protein — MSAQLRLPFITSDKIIYAMDGVFTYMLHAVLELTGRLDESLLERAIEYALVKSPILKSVARLKPLGSYWEVVDDLTPYAILTVNDLSSDPEADTSVAALLQAYINEAIDITASPPTRFLLIQLPDNRCVFVMKVHHCAVDPAGMLHCLDDIQTAYRHLLNGEALPPVSPMPSRSRRQLFRHVSPLLWLRVIGRAAISLVRRQKSQPRGFVQFDDAAKSYRQSNHCRTSQPHGFAQFDGGRSSCTVAYRTVQFKGRDYTKFRARCKSFGVTANELVMAALCCAIRRWNGQRERPDAVYSIVMPVDLRWYLRQGGQVPRIMANFIGGSWISVPAAYVTTFEETIQYIARQTRFIKDGHMGLLANLGMPVVKLLPPRWLRRAAQRMYQRHPQRMVPTAVFAYLGKVERIMTTFPGCQLTGIAGVGAGFDPVGLDVVVVNFDHVFSVTVTYLRDVCPDAQMDRFMMLLTDQILGNEEQQHAGAPHDERTISTSR; from the coding sequence ATGAGCGCACAGCTTCGGTTGCCGTTTATCACCAGCGACAAGATCATCTATGCGATGGATGGCGTGTTCACGTACATGCTCCATGCCGTTTTGGAGTTGACCGGTCGGTTGGATGAATCGTTGCTTGAGCGCGCCATTGAGTACGCACTGGTCAAGTCGCCGATTCTGAAAAGCGTTGCGCGACTCAAACCGCTGGGGTCCTATTGGGAGGTGGTAGATGATCTGACACCGTATGCGATATTGACGGTCAACGACCTCTCGTCCGATCCTGAAGCTGACACGAGTGTGGCGGCCTTATTGCAGGCTTACATCAACGAAGCAATTGACATCACAGCGTCGCCGCCAACGCGATTCTTACTCATCCAGTTGCCGGACAACCGATGCGTGTTTGTGATGAAAGTTCATCATTGCGCCGTTGATCCGGCAGGCATGTTGCATTGTCTGGATGACATTCAGACAGCCTACCGGCACTTGCTCAACGGGGAGGCGTTGCCGCCCGTGAGTCCAATGCCGTCGCGCAGTCGGCGCCAATTGTTCCGCCATGTCTCTCCACTGTTGTGGCTGCGGGTGATTGGGCGTGCGGCAATCAGCCTCGTTCGGCGGCAAAAGTCGCAGCCGCGCGGGTTTGTTCAGTTTGACGACGCAGCAAAAAGCTATCGTCAAAGCAATCACTGCCGGACATCACAGCCGCATGGATTTGCTCAGTTTGACGGCGGGCGTTCGAGCTGCACTGTTGCTTATCGCACGGTTCAGTTCAAAGGGCGCGATTACACGAAGTTTCGCGCTCGCTGCAAATCGTTTGGTGTGACGGCGAACGAACTGGTCATGGCGGCGCTCTGTTGTGCGATCCGTCGTTGGAATGGCCAGCGGGAGCGCCCTGACGCTGTTTATTCGATTGTCATGCCGGTTGATTTGCGGTGGTATCTTCGCCAGGGAGGACAGGTGCCGCGGATCATGGCCAACTTCATTGGCGGAAGCTGGATTTCGGTTCCGGCAGCCTACGTGACCACATTTGAGGAGACCATTCAATACATCGCTCGTCAGACGCGATTCATCAAGGACGGTCACATGGGCTTGCTGGCCAATTTAGGCATGCCGGTGGTGAAACTGCTGCCGCCACGCTGGTTGCGACGAGCGGCTCAGCGGATGTATCAACGGCATCCGCAACGGATGGTGCCGACAGCCGTGTTCGCCTACCTGGGCAAAGTTGAGCGGATCATGACGACGTTTCCAGGTTGTCAGCTCACGGGCATTGCCGGCGTTGGCGCTGGTTTTGATCCGGTTGGACTGGATGTGGTCGTCGTCAATTTTGATCACGTTTTTTCTGTCACCGTGACATACTTGAGAGATGTCTGCCCCGATGCTCAAATGGACCGGTTCATGATGCTCTTGACCGACCAGATTCTGGGTAATGAAGAGCAGCAGCACGCCGGAGCGCCTCATGACGAGCGAACAATTAGCACTTCCCGGTAA
- a CDS encoding VWA domain-containing protein, which yields MSGKRVLGVVWLAILLLTLPGFLGAPGLLSSPLGSSSLQRSPISPTMPDDDEPVKLESNLVNIIFAVRDSQNQPVKDLSKHDVLVTHDGVPQPIAFFARRDELPLVLAIAIDFSGSQQWIWPESRAAVEQFLSHVFRPGHDYVALASFRGTVHLHAALTNQRQRIDRLMPALARTDTGYARQGTALYDAIFVLTDEVLDGPTAWRIARNHHDMIQRALLVLTDGHDTASVHNATNAIARAQRAGVAVYAVGIGDAFGRAAVDHKALDHICRETGGRAYYPKRFDDLRWAFRQIAEELTTQYMLAFYWPTIRPDDGLIRVQIVGRPNLSIRWRRGYEISSVPL from the coding sequence ATGAGCGGCAAACGGGTGTTAGGAGTGGTATGGTTAGCCATATTATTGTTGACTCTGCCTGGGTTTCTCGGCGCACCAGGCTTGCTCAGCTCACCGTTGGGATCATCATCTCTTCAACGCTCGCCTATCTCACCAACCATGCCGGACGATGATGAGCCGGTCAAGTTGGAAAGCAATTTGGTCAATATCATCTTCGCCGTCCGAGATAGCCAGAATCAGCCCGTCAAAGACCTCAGCAAGCATGATGTGCTTGTCACACACGATGGCGTGCCACAGCCGATTGCATTTTTCGCCCGCCGAGATGAATTGCCGTTGGTGCTGGCTATCGCTATTGACTTCAGCGGCAGTCAGCAATGGATTTGGCCTGAGAGCCGCGCGGCTGTCGAGCAATTTCTTAGTCACGTCTTCCGGCCCGGTCACGATTATGTGGCGCTGGCCAGCTTTCGCGGCACGGTTCACCTTCATGCAGCGCTGACCAACCAACGGCAACGAATTGACCGGCTGATGCCCGCGCTGGCGCGAACCGATACCGGCTACGCGCGTCAGGGCACCGCTCTGTATGACGCCATCTTCGTGCTGACCGATGAAGTGCTGGACGGGCCGACGGCATGGCGCATCGCCAGAAACCATCACGACATGATTCAACGGGCATTGTTGGTGCTGACAGATGGGCACGATACAGCCAGTGTTCACAACGCCACGAACGCTATCGCGCGCGCGCAACGCGCCGGTGTCGCCGTGTACGCGGTCGGCATCGGTGATGCCTTCGGGCGGGCTGCCGTAGATCATAAGGCGCTGGATCATATATGTCGTGAGACAGGCGGTCGCGCTTACTATCCCAAGCGGTTTGATGATTTGAGATGGGCGTTTCGTCAGATTGCTGAGGAACTGACCACGCAGTATATGTTGGCATTTTACTGGCCAACCATACGACCAGATGATGGGCTGATTCGTGTCCAGATAGTCGGACGACCGAATCTCAGCATTCGGTGGCGACGCGGCTATGAGATAAGTTCGGTTCCTCTCTAA
- a CDS encoding sigma-70 family RNA polymerase sigma factor has protein sequence MNVIGQSNQLWLLLELGFDSLAEWKQWVASLTPESVERALNELVADRSRRRIIRDWIAGEIVSELQVMCRTDARLPDAGMARAAILYKLYLQETFSYFAAKLRDRELAREATQELWVRIFEKIAHAQITSPYSFPSFLIEAAKNLYRENVRRLIRLHKEAMLEEIMNDAAADMTQQTVTDNLIEYLYKAIEALPPRQRDVFRRYYFREQSCTEIAEILGIDHDTVKVHLAKSRRALRRVLEDLGFDGSEFH, from the coding sequence ATGAATGTCATCGGCCAATCAAACCAGTTATGGCTCTTGCTGGAGTTGGGGTTTGACTCTCTTGCTGAATGGAAACAGTGGGTGGCCTCGCTGACACCTGAGAGCGTTGAGCGCGCGCTGAACGAACTTGTTGCTGATCGCTCGCGGCGACGGATCATCCGCGACTGGATCGCTGGCGAAATCGTATCCGAGTTGCAGGTAATGTGCCGAACTGATGCCCGGCTTCCTGACGCCGGGATGGCGCGCGCTGCGATCCTTTACAAACTCTATCTGCAGGAGACGTTCAGCTACTTCGCCGCGAAACTGCGCGACCGCGAATTGGCCAGGGAAGCCACCCAAGAACTTTGGGTTCGCATCTTCGAGAAGATTGCCCACGCTCAAATCACCTCGCCGTACAGCTTCCCGTCATTCCTCATCGAGGCGGCTAAGAATCTCTATCGGGAAAACGTCCGCCGGTTGATTCGGCTGCACAAAGAGGCGATGTTGGAAGAAATCATGAACGATGCGGCTGCCGACATGACCCAACAGACGGTGACCGACAACCTGATTGAGTATCTGTACAAAGCCATCGAGGCATTGCCTCCGCGACAAAGAGATGTGTTTCGGCGGTATTACTTCCGCGAGCAATCATGCACGGAGATCGCCGAGATTTTAGGGATTGACCACGACACAGTGAAAGTGCATCTGGCCAAATCACGACGGGCACTGCGGCGCGTGCTCGAAGATTTGGGATTTGATGGCTCGGAGTTTCACTGA
- a CDS encoding nucleotidyltransferase domain-containing protein: MLRRSSDSVEIEYFPNRQVWEELRVLVTQLREQHPEIEKVLVFGSLVRGDCVPGSDVDLLVVLRESIVPFLERIPRYTPSSFPVSVDVFPYTREELEHMLSEGNMFIQQVLAEAREVISGAEAEEPNLCEECDEAGSKATRGCLASEHC, from the coding sequence ATGCTCAGGAGATCGTCGGATTCTGTCGAGATCGAATATTTCCCTAACCGACAGGTCTGGGAAGAACTTCGAGTGTTGGTCACCCAGTTGCGAGAGCAGCATCCGGAGATCGAGAAAGTGCTTGTCTTCGGATCGTTGGTGCGAGGCGACTGTGTCCCCGGCAGTGACGTGGACCTGCTGGTGGTGCTGCGCGAGTCAATCGTGCCTTTTCTGGAAAGAATCCCTCGGTATACCCCATCGAGCTTTCCGGTGAGCGTGGACGTGTTTCCCTATACGCGGGAGGAGTTGGAACACATGCTCAGCGAGGGAAATATGTTCATCCAACAAGTCCTGGCCGAAGCACGAGAAGTGATAAGCGGGGCAGAAGCAGAGGAGCCGAACCTTTGTGAGGAGTGCGATGAGGCTGGTTCAAAAGCGACGAGAGGGTGCCTGGCATCAGAACATTGCTGA
- a CDS encoding DUF4398 domain-containing protein, with product MRKVRAKGFCLLSAAFLWFTVFMPTAAQQTSDHQFHMVAVNFPRDVAVKLKLRGTTRYAQVNGSAEIKHKGGYTEVRLSLKDVVTPGEKQYTTYVVWAVTPEGLTDNLGELRPQKNPYVNLWLLDKIPQPRRWEGMLETATRFRTFGLVVTAEPHFLVQSPSRQVIAANMAPEEKFAGLETESFKLDFRGDVGLESVPWREDRVVAPHDIPMPMELIQARRALDMALFWQVGTMAPQELKQAEQKLSEAEQEYQRGQTERAALLARAAIRQAERARQLNQERLDAQIRRRYELDLADALDKLDQAERGNESVKKQMRELQKQLTTREREWQHLKTFYDDEVDRLQRQLERARQEVEQMRARSIPIEAHNFMMNLARLGECRYEGAAFVLTLAQEDLFAAQIDERVAVLSDAGQAKLNRVAQAMMEYPEVVCRIQSRVGDQGRGSSLHRQAELWTTTVTAYLMSKGIATDRLATSSVTAQRPPDRVAAGLGRIELVFSRKASGTASTGSTVETTRQTQR from the coding sequence ATGAGAAAAGTGAGGGCAAAAGGATTTTGTTTGCTGTCGGCGGCGTTCCTATGGTTCACCGTGTTCATGCCTACGGCTGCGCAGCAGACCAGCGATCATCAGTTTCACATGGTCGCGGTGAATTTCCCGCGCGACGTGGCAGTCAAGCTGAAACTGCGCGGCACGACGCGCTACGCGCAGGTCAACGGTTCGGCTGAGATCAAGCACAAGGGCGGGTACACGGAGGTTCGGCTGAGTTTGAAAGATGTCGTCACGCCGGGAGAGAAACAATACACGACGTATGTTGTGTGGGCCGTAACCCCGGAAGGACTGACGGACAATCTGGGTGAGTTACGTCCCCAGAAAAATCCCTATGTCAATCTCTGGTTGCTCGATAAGATTCCTCAGCCGCGCCGTTGGGAGGGAATGCTGGAGACGGCGACGCGATTTCGCACATTTGGCCTGGTGGTCACCGCTGAGCCTCACTTCCTCGTGCAATCGCCAAGTCGTCAGGTGATTGCCGCTAACATGGCGCCGGAGGAAAAATTCGCCGGGTTAGAGACTGAGAGCTTCAAGCTTGATTTTCGTGGCGATGTCGGATTGGAGAGCGTCCCATGGCGCGAGGACCGCGTGGTAGCCCCCCATGATATTCCCATGCCGATGGAATTGATTCAGGCGCGGCGGGCGCTGGACATGGCGTTGTTCTGGCAAGTGGGTACGATGGCGCCGCAAGAGTTGAAGCAAGCTGAGCAGAAGCTCTCGGAGGCTGAGCAGGAATATCAACGTGGGCAAACGGAACGCGCCGCATTGTTGGCCCGCGCCGCGATCAGACAGGCGGAGCGAGCGCGACAACTCAATCAAGAACGACTCGATGCCCAAATCCGACGGCGATACGAATTGGATTTGGCTGATGCGCTGGACAAACTGGATCAAGCTGAACGGGGAAATGAGTCGGTCAAGAAGCAAATGCGAGAGCTACAAAAGCAACTCACCACCAGAGAGCGTGAATGGCAACATCTAAAGACCTTTTATGATGATGAAGTGGATCGCCTGCAACGTCAGCTCGAACGAGCGCGACAAGAAGTCGAGCAAATGCGCGCGCGCTCTATTCCCATTGAAGCGCACAATTTCATGATGAATTTGGCTCGCCTGGGCGAGTGTCGCTACGAGGGCGCGGCGTTCGTGCTGACACTGGCGCAAGAAGATTTATTCGCCGCGCAGATTGATGAGCGGGTCGCCGTGCTCAGCGACGCAGGTCAAGCCAAGCTCAATCGCGTCGCGCAAGCGATGATGGAATACCCCGAGGTCGTGTGCCGCATTCAGTCACGAGTTGGCGATCAGGGGCGCGGAAGCAGTCTTCACCGGCAGGCTGAGCTGTGGACGACAACGGTGACAGCTTATCTGATGAGCAAAGGAATCGCCACAGACCGATTGGCCACGTCGAGCGTCACCGCGCAGAGGCCGCCAGATCGAGTCGCAGCGGGCCTGGGACGGATCGAGCTGGTTTTCTCGCGTAAGGCCTCCGGCACAGCCTCAACAGGCTCAACTGTTGAGACAACGAGGCAGACTCAACGGTGA
- a CDS encoding tetratricopeptide repeat protein, whose protein sequence is MKRISVILCLWIILLLPVAVGAQESLWDVFTARARDAYEKKSYDEAALFYQEAMKAAEALGPDDPRLASTCNNLAEVFRIQKKYAEAEGLYRRALVIREKHLGKEHEDVALIINNLAVLYAEQGHHDVAELLYKRAIEIAEKKLKGQLAAAMHVNLAELYRERKNYAEAKRHYNEALSIRVAIKDAGAIEALVELIKIDEALDDAGELPQRWRQVSLLPLKARLPAQLIEAYRRMNGLWMKHRQTLTDEQNAAMVEGFAAALQELETELGARRAEVTQLRQMSLEARQWLQQQRREAANSEPMTTEQNNQRPPHLSG, encoded by the coding sequence ATGAAGCGAATAAGCGTAATCCTATGCCTGTGGATCATCCTGCTGTTGCCCGTCGCCGTCGGCGCGCAGGAATCGTTATGGGATGTGTTCACGGCCAGAGCCCGTGACGCTTACGAGAAGAAATCCTACGATGAGGCCGCGCTGTTCTATCAGGAAGCTATGAAAGCAGCGGAAGCGCTGGGACCGGATGATCCACGGTTGGCCTCCACGTGCAACAATCTAGCCGAAGTCTTTCGCATTCAGAAGAAGTATGCTGAAGCGGAAGGGTTGTATCGTCGCGCGCTGGTGATCCGCGAAAAGCATCTCGGTAAAGAGCATGAAGATGTCGCGTTGATCATCAATAATCTGGCCGTGCTCTACGCCGAGCAAGGCCACCATGACGTGGCCGAGTTGCTCTACAAACGGGCGATTGAAATTGCCGAGAAAAAACTCAAAGGTCAATTGGCCGCCGCCATGCATGTCAATTTGGCCGAATTGTATCGCGAGCGAAAGAACTATGCGGAAGCCAAGCGACACTACAACGAGGCGCTCAGCATTCGAGTGGCGATCAAAGACGCGGGAGCCATTGAGGCGCTGGTTGAGTTGATCAAGATTGATGAGGCGCTTGATGATGCTGGCGAGCTGCCGCAACGATGGCGGCAGGTCTCTTTGCTGCCTTTGAAAGCGCGGCTGCCAGCTCAATTGATAGAAGCATATCGCCGCATGAACGGTCTGTGGATGAAACACCGGCAAACGCTGACCGACGAGCAGAACGCTGCTATGGTCGAAGGCTTCGCTGCGGCGTTGCAGGAATTAGAGACAGAGCTTGGCGCGCGCCGTGCTGAAGTTACGCAACTGCGACAGATGAGCCTGGAGGCGCGTCAGTGGCTCCAACAGCAACGCCGTGAAGCAGCCAACTCCGAGCCGATGACGACTGAGCAGAACAACCAACGCCCTCCTCATCTGTCAGGATAA
- a CDS encoding alkaline phosphatase family protein, whose translation MTGKVYVIGLDGGTFDLLRPWIEAGTLPALNALMRDGVSGELTSVVPPVTGPAWTSFITGKNPGKHGVYEFKLMDRSTYQYHVIDPQSRRGPSIWDILGQHGGRSVVLNLPITYPPEKINGVMVSGFMTPSGRRDYVHPLEMLDELENAFGPYALYPPLPVFALTGAEADVEQFLKGLIEQLDYHFQVAAYLAEKIDPQFLLLHVHGADLIGHWLWHLVDEANPRYDRALAEKYSGTVLAYFRRFDEHVGQLIKRAGPEANLFIISDHGSGSVHTAIDLNNWLLEQGYLKLKETAATKLKYQMWKMGFSIEALLNRKWLLARVGKMAKKMLQASNGSPLDPMRKGAGRVARLRLTYHDVDWSRTKAFCYANIFGQMIINVKGLWSQGCVAPGQEYYAVRDEIARKLADMRDPMSGQSIRGQVFLKEDVYKGAYMDDAPDITFVPLQQGYLAGGYRFISNRVCFPVPLMSGFHRMNGMLLGAGPALRVGASVSGARLIDLCPTMLYLMGLPIPDDVDGEVLSEIVAESFLKQNAVRFADSAKTGAAAKTHLTAEEEADIISRLQGLGYL comes from the coding sequence ATGACGGGAAAAGTGTACGTCATTGGCCTGGATGGTGGAACGTTTGATTTGCTCAGGCCCTGGATCGAGGCTGGCACGCTCCCTGCATTGAACGCTCTGATGCGCGATGGTGTCAGCGGCGAGTTGACATCCGTGGTTCCACCGGTCACAGGTCCGGCCTGGACTTCGTTCATCACCGGCAAGAATCCGGGCAAGCACGGCGTCTATGAGTTCAAACTGATGGATCGCAGCACCTATCAGTATCACGTCATTGATCCGCAGTCACGACGTGGGCCAAGCATCTGGGACATCCTCGGCCAACATGGCGGACGCAGCGTCGTGCTGAATCTGCCGATCACGTATCCGCCAGAGAAAATCAACGGTGTTATGGTCAGTGGATTCATGACGCCGTCAGGACGGCGCGACTATGTTCATCCGCTGGAGATGCTCGATGAGCTTGAAAACGCCTTCGGCCCTTACGCCCTGTATCCGCCGTTGCCGGTGTTTGCCCTGACTGGAGCCGAAGCCGATGTTGAGCAATTCCTGAAAGGGCTGATTGAGCAGTTGGACTATCATTTTCAAGTGGCCGCCTATTTGGCTGAGAAGATTGATCCTCAGTTCCTGTTGCTGCACGTGCATGGCGCTGACTTGATCGGCCACTGGTTATGGCATCTGGTGGATGAAGCGAATCCCCGGTACGATCGGGCGCTGGCTGAGAAATACAGCGGGACCGTCTTGGCCTACTTTCGGCGCTTTGATGAACATGTTGGCCAATTGATCAAGCGCGCGGGACCGGAAGCCAATCTCTTCATCATCTCCGATCACGGCAGTGGATCGGTTCATACGGCCATTGATCTGAATAACTGGCTGCTGGAACAGGGCTACTTGAAGTTAAAAGAGACCGCCGCCACTAAGCTCAAATACCAGATGTGGAAGATGGGATTTTCCATTGAGGCTTTGTTAAACAGGAAATGGCTACTGGCCAGAGTGGGAAAGATGGCCAAAAAGATGTTGCAAGCGAGCAACGGCAGTCCGCTTGATCCGATGAGAAAAGGCGCAGGCCGCGTGGCGCGATTGCGCCTGACCTATCATGATGTAGATTGGTCGCGCACGAAAGCATTTTGCTATGCCAACATCTTTGGCCAGATGATCATCAATGTCAAAGGTCTCTGGTCGCAAGGTTGCGTCGCGCCCGGCCAAGAGTATTATGCCGTTCGTGATGAGATTGCCCGCAAGCTGGCCGACATGCGTGATCCTATGAGCGGGCAGTCCATCAGGGGACAGGTCTTTCTCAAAGAGGACGTCTACAAGGGCGCGTATATGGATGATGCGCCAGACATCACGTTTGTGCCGCTGCAACAGGGCTACTTGGCAGGCGGGTATCGCTTCATCTCCAACAGGGTGTGCTTCCCGGTGCCGTTGATGAGCGGGTTTCACCGAATGAATGGCATGCTGCTCGGCGCAGGACCGGCGCTGCGCGTCGGCGCCTCTGTCAGCGGCGCGCGGCTCATTGATCTGTGCCCGACGATGTTGTATCTGATGGGGCTGCCGATTCCCGATGATGTTGATGGCGAAGTCCTATCAGAAATCGTGGCCGAATCGTTCCTCAAACAGAACGCCGTGAGATTTGCCGACAGCGCCAAGACGGGCGCCGCTGCCAAGACACACTTAACGGCGGAAGAAGAAGCCGACATTATCAGCCGACTCCAAGGATTGGGCTACTTGTAA